A single window of Oreochromis aureus strain Israel breed Guangdong linkage group 7, ZZ_aureus, whole genome shotgun sequence DNA harbors:
- the xpo7 gene encoding exportin-7 — protein sequence MKWRKMADHVQGLAQLEILCKQLYETTDTAVRHQAEKALVEFTNSPDCLSKCQLLLERGSSSYSQLLAATCLSKLVSRTSNPLPLEQRIDIRNYVLNYLATRPKLAAFVTQALIQLYARITKLGWFDCQKDDYVFRNVIGDVTRFLQDSVEHCIIGVTILSQLTNEINQADTTHPLTKHRKIASSFRDSSLFDIFTLSCNLLKQASGKNLNLNDESQHGLLMQLLKLSYNCLNYDFIGTSTDESSDDLCTVQIPTSWRSAFLDSSTLQLFFNLYHSIPPSLSPLVLSCLVQIASVRRSLFNNAERAKFLSHLVDGVKRILANPQCLPDPNNYHEFCRLLARLKSNYQLGELVKVENYPEVIRLIANFTVTSLQHWEFAPNSVHYLLSLWQRLAASVPYVKATEPHLLETYTPEVTKAYITSRLESVHVILRDGLEDPLDDAGLVQQQLDQLSTIGRCEYEKTCALLVQLFDQAAQTYQELLQSTNSSAMDITVQEGRLTWLVYIIGAVIGGRVSFASTDEQDAMDGELVCRVLQLMNLTDSRLAQAGNERLELAMLSFFEQFRKIYIGDQVQKSSKLYRRLSEVLGLNDETMVLSVFIGKIITNLKYWGQCEPITSKTLQLLNDLSLGYSSVRKLVKLSAVQFMLNNHTSEHFSFLGVNNQSNLSDMRCRTTFYTALGRLLMVDLGEDEDQFEQFMLPLTAAFEAVAQMLSTNTFNEQEAKRTLVGLVRDLRGIAFAFNAKTSFMMLFDWIYPTYMPILQRAIELWYHDPACTTPVLKLMAELVHNRSQRLQFDVSSPNGILLFRETSKMITTYGNRILTLGEVPKDQVYGVKLKGVSVCFAMLKAVLSGNYVNFGVFRLYGDDALDNALQTFIKLLLSIPHSDLLDYPKLSQSFYSLLEVLTQDHMNFIASLEPHVVMYILSSISEGLTALDTMVCTGCCSSLDHIVTYLFKQLSRSTKKRPAPMATDDRFLHIMQQHPEMIQQMLSTVLNIIIFEDCRNQWSMSRPLLGLILLNEKYFADLRNSIVNSQPPEKQQAMHLCFENLMEGIERNLLTKNRDRFTQNLSVFRREVNDSMKNSTYGVNSNDMMS from the exons ATGAAATGGAGAAAAATGGCGGATCATGTGCAG GGCCTCGCCCAGCTGGAGATCCTGTGTAAGCAGCTGTACGAGACCACCGACACCGCCGTCCGACACCAGGCTGAGAAAGCTCTGGTGGAGTTCACCAACAGCCCCGACTGTCTCAGCAaatgtcagctgctgctggagagAGGCAGT TCTTCATATTCTCAGCTGCTCGCAGCCACCTGTTTGTCAAAACTGGTTTCTCGGACCAGCAACCCTCTACCCCTCGAGCAACGCATCGATATCC ggaACTATGTGCTGAACTACCTGGCGACGCGGCCGAAGTTGGCGGCGTTTGTGACGCAGGCTCTGATCCAGCTGTACGCCAGGATCACCAAGCTGGGCTGGTTCGACTGTCAGAAAGACGACTACGTGTTCAGGAACGTGATCGGAGACGTGACACGTTTCCTGCAG GACAGCGTTGAACACTGCATCATAGGCGTCACCATCCTGTCCCAGCTGACCAATGAGATCAATCAG GCTGACACGACGCATCCTCTGACCAAACACAGGAAGATCGCCTCCTCGTTCAGAGACTCCTCGCTCTTTGACATTTTCACGCTTTCCTGCAACCTCCTCAAGCAG GCTTCAGGGAAGAACCTGAACCTGAACGATGAGTCCCAGCACGGCCTGCTGATGCAGCTCCTCAAGCTCAGCTACAATTGCCTCAACTACGACTTCATAGGAACCTCCACGGACGAGTCGTCGGACGACCTGTGCACCGTGCAGATCCCCACATCATGGAGATCAG CGTTCCTCGATTCCTCCACCCTGCAGCTTTTTTTCAATTTATATCATtccatccctccatccctcTCCCCGCTG gTGTTGTCGTGTCTAGTTCAGATCGCCTCAGTTCGGAGGTCTCTCTTCAACAATGCAGAGCGAGCAAAGTTTCTGTCACACCTGGTGGACGGAGTGAAGAGGATACTGGCAAACccacag tGTTTGCCCGATCCAAACAACTACCACGAGTTCTGTCGCCTGCTGGCGAGGCTGAAGAGTAACTACCAGCTGGGCGAGCTGGTCAAAGTGGAAAACTACCCCGAGGTCATCCGCCTCATCGCCAACTTCACCGTCACCAGTCTCCAG cacTGGGAGTTTGCCCCCAACAGTGTTCACTACCTGCTGAGCCTGTGGCAGCGCCTGGCGGCGTCGGTCCCTTACGTTAAAGCCACGGAGCCCCACCTGCTGGAGACGTACACTCCAGAGGTCACCAAGGCCTACATCACGTCCCGGCTCGAGTCGGTCCACGTCATCCTCAG GGACGGGCTGGAGGACCCTCTGGACGACGCCGGCCTCGTTCAGCAGCAGCTGGACCAGCTTTCCACCATCGGCCGCTGCGAGTACGAGAAGACGTGCGCGCTGCTTGTCCAGCTGTTCGACCAGGCGGCTCAGACCTACCAGGAGCTGCTGCAGTCCACTAACTCGAGCGCCATGGACATCACGGTGCAGGAGG GTCGGCTCACGTGGTTGGTTTACATAATCGGGGCAGTGATCGGAGGACGCGTGTCGTTCGCGAGCACAGACGAGCAGGATGCCATGGATGGAGAGTTAGTCTGTCG GGTGCTGCAGCTCATGAACCTGACGGACTCGCGGCTAGCTCAAGCCGGGAATGAGAGGCTGGAGCTCGCCATGCTCAGTTTCTTTGAGCAGTTCAGAAAGATCTACATCGGTGACCAGGTGCAGAAATCATCAAAG CTTTATCGACGACTATCAGAAGTTTTGGGCTTGAATGACGAGACGATGGTACTGAGCGTCTTTATAGGGAAAAT TATCACAAACTTGAAGTACTGGGGCCAGTGTGAACCAATCACCTCCAAGACACTCCAGCTCCTGAACGACCTCTCCTTAGG GTACAGCAGCGTAAGGAAGCTGGTGAAGCTCAGTGCTGTCCAGTTCATGCTGAACAACCACACG AGCGAGCACTTCTCCTTCCTGGGAGTGAACAACCAGTCCAACCTGAGCGACATGAGGTGTCGGACCACCTTCTACACTGCACTAGGACGCCTGCTGATGGTCGATTTAG gtgaAGATGAGGACCAGTTCGAACAGTTCATGCTGCCTCTGACGGCGGCGTTTGAAGCAGTGGCTCAGATGCTGAGTACAAACACCTTTAACGAGCAGGAAGCCAAG AGGACTCTGGTGGGTTTGGTCCGGGACCTGCGAGGCATCGCGTTCGCCTTCAACGCCAAGACGAGCTTCATGATGCTGTTTGACTGGAT ATACCCAACCTACATGCCCATCCTGCAGCGGGCCATCGAGCTGTGGTACCACGACCCAGCATGCACCACGCCGGTCCTTAAGCTCATGGCAGAGCTCGTCCACAACAG atcACAGCGGCTTCAGTTTGACGTGTCGTCACCAAACGGCATCCTGCTGTTCAGAGAAACCAGCAAGATGATCACGACCTATG GGAATCGGATCCTGACACTGGGCGAGGTCCCGAAGGACCAAGTGTACGGGGTGAAGCTGAAGGGTGTCAGCGTGTGCTTTGCCATGCTGAAGGCGGTGCTCAGCGGGAACTACGTCAACTTCGGGGTCTTCCGTCTGTATGGCGACGACGCTCTGGACAACGCCTTACAGACCTTCATCAAACTACTGCTGTCCATCCCTCACAGTGACCTGCTG GACTACCCGAAGCTCAGTCAGTCCTTTTACTCTCTGCTGGAGGTGCTGACGCAGGACCACATGAACTTCATCGCAAGCCTGGAGCCTCACGTCGTCATGTACATCCTGTCCTCCATATCAGAAGGCCTCACGGCGCTCG atacGATGGTGTGCACTGGCTGCTGTTCCAGCCTCGACCACATCGTCACCTACCTGTTCAAGCAGCTGTCGCGCTCCACCAAGAAGCGTCCCGCTCCCATGGCGACAGACGACCGCTTCCTGCACATCATGCAGCAGCACCCGGAGATGATCCAGCAG ATGCTGTCCACCGTTCTGAACATCATCATCTTCGAGGACTGCAGGAACCAGTGGTCGATGTCGCGGCCACTCTTAGGGCTCATCCTGCTCAATGAGAAG TATTTCGCTGACTTGAGGAACAGCATCGTCAACAGCCAGCCGCCTGAGAAGCAGCAAGCCATGCACTTATGTTTCGAGAACTTGATGGAGGGAATCGAGAGAAATCTACTAACAAAGAACCGGGACAG